The genomic window CAGGGAAATTTGAGTTACTGATATTCCAGGCCATGTAGAGCTATCAGAAGCATGTGAAATATGTATATTTGCAGGGGGAAAAAGTCTAGGGAGAAATACACACCAAAGGAATACATTCGTTCATTCATCAGGTATTACCTATTTCATGCCACACCTTGGGCTCTAAAGAATCAGAACTACAGTGTAGCAAGGGAGAAAAACGGGCAAGACTAAAACAtcgtttattttcttcttttatttttctctgtgttttctaaaTGTGACTAGATCTCTAACAACCaagaaggttttatttattttgaaaaaaactacttttccTGTTAAAAGGTCAGCCACTCTTCTGAGGGCAGAGTCGGAAAGAAGGTCCTATGAATCCACCTAGCGTCCAATTTCCCgccccccccaccttttttttttttttttttttgatagggtctcactctgtcgtccagactggagtgcagtggcaccatctcggctcactgcaacctccgcctcctaggttcaagtgattcgcctgtctcagcctccccagtagctgggattacacgtgcgtgccaccacgcccggctaatttttgtatttttagtagagacagggtttcaccatggtggacaggctggtcttgaactcctgacctcaaatgatccacccgcctcggcctcccaaactgctgggattacaggcgtgagccaccgcgcccggccccggcGTCCAATTTTCAAAGCCCCTCTGCTCAGCTTCCAGAGATCCCAAGAAACTCTTAAGTGGGAGTATCTCGTATCCCCACGATGCTACCGGTCACAAAACACGCGACCCAAGACACTGGAAGTGGAGGCTTCTCGATGGACAAAGCTGCGCAGTTTTCATACCGACCCGCGGCCAGGCTGTAACATAGGTGGCCGGCCACAGACACAATCACTGCCACCTTGGACAGGGACCCGTGAGCTGACCGCCATCAAGCTTCATAAACTGGTCAGAATCCAACGGACCGCTACTGCCGGAAACGGAAAGTCCTCAAGGGCGGGTGTTGGAAGCGGAGCGGAAGCGGAAGGCGGGTACCGGAAACGGTGTTTGGTGGCGCCCGCGATGGCCGAAGCTGCGTCTGTCGCGGCTGAATCTCTCGCGGGCAGCAGGGCGCGCGCTGCACGCACAGTACTAGGTCAGGTGGTGCTCCCGGGTGAGGAGCTGCTCCTGCCGGAAGAGGAGGACGCGGAAGGCCCTGGGGGTGCAGTGGAGCGACCGTTGAGCCTGAATGCTGGAGCGCGCTCGCGGGTGCGCGTTGTATGCGGTCCCGGCCTTCGGCGCTGTGGGGACCGCCTGCTGGTCACCAAGTGCGGCCGCCTCCGTCACAAGGAGCCCGGCAGTGGCAGCGGCGGCGGTGTTTACTGGGTGGACTCTCAGCAGAAGCGGGTGAGCTGGGACTCCGGAGGGGTGGTGCGGCAGTGAGAGTGGTAGCCCTGCTTTGAGAAGACCTCCCAAAAGAAGAAGAGATGGGACCCTGAGGCCCTCTTTTGTTCGGGCAAACCTAGAGCCACCGTAGTCTTGTGCCCACTTCTGCATATCTTTTAGAGGGACCGTGAACAATAGGAACATAGCCTGAGAAGGGCGACCAGGAGAGAAAAACGTTTGGAGAACGTGAGTCATGATTATAGTCTTCAAAACCCCACAGCAGGCCTGCCCTTTGGAGTCTCAGAGGGCAGGACTAGGCTCAATGAGTGGATGTCATAGGGAGTTAATTTAT from Pongo abelii isolate AG06213 chromosome 13, NHGRI_mPonAbe1-v2.0_pri, whole genome shotgun sequence includes these protein-coding regions:
- the EXOSC3 gene encoding exosome complex component RRP40 isoform X2, producing the protein MAEAASVAAESLAGSRARAARTVLGQVVLPGEELLLPEEEDAEGPGGAVERPLSLNAGARSRVRVVCGPGLRRCGDRLLVTKCGRLRHKEPGSGSGGGVYWVDSQQKRYVPVKGDHVIGIVTAKSGDIFKVDVGGSEPASLSYLSFEGATKRNRPNVQAIGSRL